The nucleotide window GGTTACGGCAATGAGGATGTGGATTGAGCCAGTGGTGGCTGGTTCCCAAGTGGCCAGTGCCTTTTATGACACGGCGCTGCTGCTAGTGGTGAAGAACTACTACAACCAGACCAACACCACCGCTTCTTCCCATGCGCTGGAAGATGCTCAGCAGAAGGCTGTCTCTAATTTTTATATCATCTACAATCTAGTCTTGGGCCTGAGCCCACTGGTGTCAGCCTATGCCTTGTCCAAGCTGGGGGACAGGATCCATCGGAAGATTCCCATCTGCTTCCCTCTTCTTGGCTACTTGGGCTCCAAaactctgctgctccttctgaTCCTGCTGGGCTTGCCAATCGAGGTGATGTATGGGGCTGCCGCCTTCAATGGGCTGATGGGCGGTTTCACCACGCTCTGGGCAGGTATCATGGCTCTAGGATCTCTGGGCTCCTCTGAGGGCAGGAGGTCTCTGCGGCTTATGGTTATTGAGCTCGTGTATGGCCTTGCTGGCTTTCTAGGCAGCATGGCATCTGGCTACCTCTTCGTAGGCTTCAGCAATCACTATGGAGAGGGCACTGTGCTGGTGACTTGCAGCATTGCTTGCTATGCTTTCTGCCTCCTCTACAGCATTTTTGTCCTGACAGTCCCCACACCAGCAGCTTCCAACCCAGCCAAAGCCAAGAGTGCAGAGGATTCAGGCAGCCAGATACACACTCACAcaggagaagctgcagcaggaagtTCCCAGCCTTCAAAGgacagcagctcctctccagtACTCCCCTCAAAGCTCATCATCATCATGTTGTTTGTGTCAGCAATCCTCTATGATCTTGCTGTCGTTGGTGCAATGAGTGTACTCCCACTCTTCTTGCTCAGGGAGCCTTTAAGTTGGAATGCCGTGGAGATTGGCCATGGCAACGCTGCTGGGTATGTGATCTTCATCACCAGCTTCCTAGGGGTATTTGTTTTCTCCAAATACCTGAGGGACACTACCATGATCATGATCGGAGTGGCATCCTTCAGCACTGGCATCCTCATCATGGCCTTCGTGCGGTGGACATACCTGTTCTACATCGGTGAGTCAAACAGCCACTCATGCAAGCAAGTGCACACTGATAAAAAGGTTGGGGTGTTTCAGTGTCAGAAGAGGGGCTTTTGCTATGCTTAAGTTTCAGAGTGGGGAGCTTGGCAAATCAACACACAAGTAATTTCCCACATCTTGGTCTGTAGTTTTACGCTCAGCACCCTACAGGATCCAGAGAAGGCATATACTCCTGCCAAGGCTTAGTGTAAGGCAAATTGACTTGTGACTTGACTTGTGACTTGTCACTTAGTCACAGCCCAGAactgagaaggggaaaaatgctCATACTGCAGGGGGTAACAGGAACGTTTGTCAGCTACCTATAATAGTAGGACCATACTGCTGTATTAATGGGAAGCTCTGCTGATTGTGAGGTAAGGCTTAAGACTACAACAGAAACAAACTGGCAAAGGTTTCCCATTAAGCGACTGTCTTaagatgtgatttatttttgttacattaAAACATTTGGCTGATACATCAGCATATGGCTGATGGGGAAACTTAATAGCAAAACATGAGAGTTGCTTTAGCAACTAAAATATCACCAGAAGGTAGTGCACAAATCATACATTCTGTATAAGTGAGAAAGGGACCGgtaacacagaatcacagaatcaccaggttggaaaggacccactggatcatcgagtccaaccattcctaacactccctaaaccatgtccctaagcacttcatccaccctttccttaaacacctccagggaaggcgactcgaccacctccctgggcagcctgttccagtgcccaatgactctttctgtgaagaatttttttctgatatccaacctgaacctcccctggcggagcttcaggccattccctcttgtcctgtcccctgtcacttgggagaagaggccagctccctcctctccacaacctccttttaggtagttgtagagagtaataaggtctcccctcagcctcctcttctccaggctaaacaatcccagctctctcagccgctcctcctaagacttgttctccagccccctcaccagcttcgttgctcttctctggacacgctccagagcctcaacatccttcttgtggtgaggggcccagaactgaacacagtattcgaggtgcggtctcagcagtgccgaatacagagggagaataacctccctggacctgctggtgaccccatttctgatacaagccaagattccattggcc belongs to Cuculus canorus isolate bCucCan1 chromosome Z, bCucCan1.pri, whole genome shotgun sequence and includes:
- the SLC46A2 gene encoding thymic stromal cotransporter homolog, with product MVGVTAMRMWIEPVVAGSQVASAFYDTALLLVVKNYYNQTNTTASSHALEDAQQKAVSNFYIIYNLVLGLSPLVSAYALSKLGDRIHRKIPICFPLLGYLGSKTLLLLLILLGLPIEVMYGAAAFNGLMGGFTTLWAGIMALGSLGSSEGRRSLRLMVIELVYGLAGFLGSMASGYLFVGFSNHYGEGTVLVTCSIACYAFCLLYSIFVLTVPTPAASNPAKAKSAEDSGSQIHTHTGEAAAGSSQPSKDSSSSPVLPSKLIIIMLFVSAILYDLAVVGAMSVLPLFLLREPLSWNAVEIGHGNAAGYVIFITSFLGVFVFSKYLRDTTMIMIGVASFSTGILIMAFVRWTYLFYIARAVMLFALIPLPTIRSMLSKHVEGSSYGKVFVLLQLSLVTTGAVTSTVYNKIYQNTLNWYSGFCFILSFLVGCLCLLPLSIVAIKKRSTTGSLQILTE